A single window of Actinoallomurus bryophytorum DNA harbors:
- a CDS encoding excisionase family DNA-binding protein: MSNLTTKRSIQPGEIDAAVAARAVRRIKDYLMRHPDQQAIEVGGEVGDEDPLIVPRDAVAMLAYILTEAADGRGISIIPSHAELTTQQAADMLNVSRPYLIKLLESGKIDFRTVGTHRRVTAQALMEYKRHDGLKRRAAADELAGLSQELDLP; encoded by the coding sequence ATGAGCAACCTGACAACAAAGCGTTCGATCCAACCGGGCGAGATCGACGCCGCGGTCGCAGCGCGCGCGGTCCGAAGGATCAAGGACTATCTCATGCGTCATCCTGACCAGCAGGCGATCGAGGTCGGGGGCGAGGTCGGAGATGAGGATCCGCTGATCGTGCCGCGCGACGCGGTGGCGATGCTCGCCTACATCCTCACGGAGGCGGCGGATGGCCGGGGAATTTCGATCATTCCCTCGCACGCCGAACTGACCACCCAGCAAGCGGCTGACATGCTGAACGTCTCTCGCCCTTATCTGATCAAGCTGCTGGAATCCGGCAAGATCGACTTCCGGACCGTCGGGACACATCGCCGTGTCACCGCCCAAGCGCTCATGGAGTACAAACGGCATGACGGCCTCAAGCGCCGTGCCGCCGCTGACGAGCTCGCCGGCCTCAGCCAAGAACTGGACCTTCCCTGA
- the serC gene encoding phosphoserine transaminase, with protein sequence MTDIVIPESLKPADGRFGSGPSKVRPEQLSALAATGATYMGTSHRQRPVKSVVGRVREGLSELFSLPDGYEVVLGNGGTTAFWDAAAFGLVRDRSQHLVFGEFSSKFAKVAQKAPWLSDPSVIETAPGTHPRAVAEEGVDAYAFTHNETSTGVAMPIERPAGADGLVLVDATSGAAGLPVDVAETDVYYFAPQKGFASDGGLWLALVSPAGLARIEEIAGSGRYVPDFYDLKVALDNSRKDQTYNTPSVATLLLMAHQIDWFLAQGGLTWSTGRCADSAQRLYTWADKTSYTTPFVTDPASRSHVVGTIDFEGVDAAEVAKVLRANGIVDTEPYRKLGRNQLRIAMYPAVDPADVEALTACVDHVVERL encoded by the coding sequence GTGACCGACATCGTGATCCCGGAAAGCCTCAAGCCCGCCGACGGCCGATTCGGCTCTGGCCCGTCCAAGGTCCGCCCGGAGCAGCTGAGCGCCCTGGCCGCGACCGGCGCCACCTACATGGGCACCTCGCACCGCCAGCGGCCGGTCAAGTCCGTCGTCGGACGGGTACGTGAGGGCCTGTCCGAGCTGTTCTCGCTGCCCGACGGCTACGAGGTCGTGCTGGGCAACGGCGGCACGACCGCGTTCTGGGACGCCGCGGCGTTCGGCCTGGTGCGGGACAGGTCGCAGCACCTGGTGTTCGGGGAGTTCTCCTCCAAGTTCGCCAAGGTCGCCCAGAAGGCCCCCTGGCTGTCGGACCCATCGGTGATCGAGACCGCGCCGGGTACGCACCCGCGCGCGGTGGCCGAGGAGGGCGTGGACGCCTACGCCTTCACCCACAACGAGACCTCGACCGGTGTGGCGATGCCGATCGAGCGGCCGGCGGGAGCGGACGGCCTGGTCCTCGTGGACGCCACCAGCGGAGCCGCCGGCCTGCCGGTCGACGTGGCCGAGACCGACGTGTACTACTTCGCGCCGCAGAAGGGCTTCGCCTCCGACGGCGGGCTCTGGCTGGCGCTGGTCTCGCCGGCCGGGCTGGCCCGGATCGAGGAGATCGCCGGATCCGGCCGCTACGTCCCGGATTTCTACGACCTGAAGGTCGCCCTGGACAACTCGCGCAAGGACCAGACGTACAACACCCCGTCCGTCGCGACGCTGCTGCTCATGGCCCACCAGATCGACTGGTTCCTCGCCCAGGGCGGGCTGACCTGGTCGACCGGCCGCTGCGCCGACTCCGCCCAGCGGCTCTACACCTGGGCCGACAAGACCTCCTACACGACACCGTTCGTGACCGATCCGGCCAGCCGCTCACATGTCGTCGGCACGATCGACTTCGAGGGCGTGGACGCCGCCGAGGTCGCCAAGGTGCTCCGCGCCAACGGCATCGTCGACACCGAGCCGTACCGCAAGCTGGGCCGCAACCAGCTGCGCATCGCGATGTACCCGGCGGTCGACCCCGCCGACGTCGAGGCGCTCACCGCCTGCGTCGACCACGTCGTCGAGAGGCTCTGA
- a CDS encoding ATP-binding SpoIIE family protein phosphatase — protein MKRWGETPMDALLPPETVLNQAEMAVIVCDRYSNLLYCNAFTEKLLGFGGSEYIGRSILSLGIAEEDHDLAKELARHVLKGAVWEGTFCNLRADGSTVYTRAYAVPLRHPSGSVEGTVIFAREALRSNQRDQDRYGLLERIGERLAASLELRQTLRRVADTLVPQFADHCFIDLFSGEKLVRRASRHGNAWVAPPGTWAEVGETVAYPPGHPAAKALARRDAVVIEDVVAERMTAPNAASKQLGDDLGITSVISAPLLARGEVLGVMSLALSGISRRPDPHYDGFDRDLMGAIASRVALAIDNAMLFEEERETALAFQMNLLPGERPPQLDGLEIAWRYEPARPLESHGQGIQTQVGGDWYDVIPLSAGRVGLVIGDVEGRGPRAAAVMGQLRAALRAFAQDDKPPADILLKLDEWVRTMVSPRRYRESVRGQPDEALERHPLVSCTYFVYDAWSRTLSFANAGHEPPLLLLDGEVIDMESVGKGAMLGVREPGVGGEILYEEETRELPPGTTLVLYTDGLIERRPKDDGEHYTREQAREMLRESVRGADRKDVEAIANAAFDAVPGDIDDDVAIVVVRTAPVRLQVEERTFQAEPIMVSEARRMAAETFASWGMLDEQSELACLLVSEVVTNVVLHAANTPAPRRELVLEGALTLDGPAGFDDPWDELPDLTRREPAIKEFTLRLRRGERSIWVEVLDKDLRLPRIRSAGETDEGGRGLYLVDQLAARWGSRPTNDGKAVWFEIPLKS, from the coding sequence ATGAAGCGCTGGGGTGAAACTCCCATGGACGCGCTCCTGCCGCCCGAGACGGTGCTGAACCAGGCGGAGATGGCGGTCATCGTCTGCGACCGCTACAGCAACCTGCTCTACTGCAACGCCTTCACCGAAAAGCTTCTGGGGTTCGGCGGCAGCGAGTACATCGGCCGGTCCATCCTCTCTCTCGGCATCGCCGAGGAGGATCACGACCTGGCCAAGGAGCTGGCCCGGCACGTGCTGAAGGGCGCGGTCTGGGAGGGCACGTTCTGCAATCTGCGCGCCGACGGCAGCACCGTCTACACGCGCGCGTACGCGGTACCGCTGCGGCACCCGTCCGGGTCGGTCGAAGGCACCGTGATCTTCGCCCGCGAGGCGCTCCGCAGCAACCAGCGCGACCAGGACCGCTACGGCCTGCTCGAACGCATCGGTGAGCGGCTGGCCGCGTCGCTGGAGCTCCGGCAGACGCTGCGGAGGGTGGCCGACACCCTCGTGCCGCAGTTCGCCGACCACTGCTTCATCGACCTGTTCAGCGGCGAAAAGCTCGTACGCCGCGCCTCCCGGCACGGCAACGCCTGGGTGGCGCCGCCCGGCACGTGGGCCGAGGTCGGCGAGACCGTCGCGTACCCGCCCGGCCACCCCGCCGCGAAGGCCCTGGCACGCAGGGACGCGGTGGTCATCGAAGACGTCGTGGCCGAGCGCATGACCGCGCCGAACGCCGCGAGCAAACAGCTCGGCGACGACCTCGGCATCACGTCGGTGATCTCGGCACCGCTGCTCGCCCGCGGCGAGGTGCTCGGGGTGATGAGCCTCGCCCTCTCGGGCATCAGCCGCCGGCCCGACCCGCACTACGACGGCTTCGACCGCGACCTGATGGGCGCGATCGCCAGCCGGGTCGCGCTCGCCATCGACAACGCCATGCTGTTCGAGGAGGAGCGCGAGACGGCGCTCGCGTTCCAGATGAACCTCCTGCCCGGCGAACGCCCGCCGCAGCTCGACGGCCTGGAGATCGCCTGGCGCTACGAGCCGGCCAGGCCCCTGGAGTCGCACGGCCAGGGCATCCAGACACAAGTCGGCGGCGACTGGTACGACGTCATCCCGCTGTCGGCGGGCCGGGTCGGACTCGTCATCGGCGACGTCGAGGGACGCGGTCCGCGCGCGGCGGCCGTGATGGGGCAGTTGCGCGCCGCGCTCCGTGCCTTCGCGCAGGACGACAAACCGCCGGCCGACATCCTGCTCAAGCTCGACGAGTGGGTCCGTACGATGGTCAGCCCCCGCCGTTACCGCGAGTCGGTCCGCGGCCAGCCGGACGAGGCGCTGGAGCGCCACCCGCTGGTGTCCTGCACCTACTTCGTCTACGACGCGTGGTCGCGCACCCTGTCCTTCGCCAACGCCGGGCACGAGCCGCCGCTGCTGCTGCTCGACGGCGAGGTCATCGACATGGAGTCGGTGGGTAAGGGCGCGATGCTCGGCGTACGGGAGCCGGGAGTGGGCGGCGAGATCCTCTACGAGGAGGAGACGCGCGAGCTGCCCCCGGGCACCACGCTCGTGCTCTACACCGACGGGCTGATCGAGCGCCGTCCGAAGGACGACGGCGAGCACTACACCCGCGAACAGGCCCGCGAGATGCTGCGCGAGTCCGTGCGCGGTGCCGACCGCAAGGACGTCGAGGCGATCGCGAACGCCGCCTTCGACGCCGTCCCCGGCGACATCGACGACGACGTCGCGATCGTGGTCGTCCGTACCGCACCGGTCCGGCTCCAGGTCGAGGAGCGCACCTTCCAGGCTGAGCCGATCATGGTCTCGGAGGCGCGGCGCATGGCCGCCGAGACGTTCGCGAGCTGGGGCATGCTCGACGAGCAGTCCGAGCTCGCGTGCCTGCTGGTCTCCGAGGTCGTCACCAACGTGGTGCTCCACGCGGCCAACACACCCGCGCCGCGCCGCGAGCTCGTCCTGGAGGGCGCGCTGACGCTCGACGGGCCCGCCGGCTTCGACGACCCGTGGGACGAGCTGCCCGATCTCACCCGGCGCGAGCCCGCCATCAAGGAGTTCACGCTCCGGCTGCGCCGCGGCGAACGCTCGATCTGGGTCGAGG
- a CDS encoding citrate synthase 2, with the protein MSDFKPGLEGVVAFETEIAEPDKEGGALRYRGVDIEDLVGHVSFGDAWGLLVDNSFDPGLAPAEPHVLPVHSGDVRVDVQSALPIIAPSYGMRPLLDISDEQAREDLARSSVTALSFVAQSARGLGLPMVPQDRINEARTITERFMIRWRGEPDPKHITAIDAYWVSAAEHGMNASTFTARVIASTGADVAAAMSGAIGAMSGPLHGGAPARVLPMIEKVEQLGDARKVVADILDHHERLMGFGHRVYRAEDPRARVLRRTAKELGATRYEAAKALEDAALAELRERRPDRPIETNVEFWAAVILDYAEVPPHMMPAMFTCARTAGWAAHILEQKRTGRLVRPSAHYIGPAPRPVAEVDGSAELTHKV; encoded by the coding sequence ATGTCCGACTTCAAACCCGGTCTCGAGGGCGTCGTAGCCTTCGAGACTGAGATCGCGGAACCGGATAAGGAGGGCGGCGCTCTCCGATACCGGGGAGTCGACATCGAAGACCTCGTTGGCCACGTCTCCTTCGGTGACGCATGGGGCCTGCTGGTCGACAACAGCTTCGACCCCGGGCTCGCCCCGGCCGAACCCCACGTCCTCCCGGTGCACTCCGGCGACGTGCGCGTCGACGTCCAGAGTGCCCTCCCCATCATCGCTCCCTCCTACGGCATGCGTCCGCTGCTCGACATCAGCGACGAGCAGGCACGGGAGGACCTGGCCCGCTCGTCGGTCACCGCCCTGTCCTTCGTCGCCCAGAGCGCTCGCGGTCTCGGCCTGCCGATGGTCCCCCAGGACCGCATCAACGAGGCGCGCACCATCACCGAGCGGTTCATGATCCGCTGGCGCGGCGAGCCGGATCCCAAGCACATCACGGCGATCGACGCCTACTGGGTGTCCGCCGCGGAGCACGGCATGAACGCCTCCACGTTCACCGCCCGTGTCATCGCCTCCACCGGCGCCGACGTCGCGGCCGCGATGTCGGGCGCGATCGGCGCCATGTCCGGTCCGCTGCACGGCGGTGCTCCCGCACGCGTGCTGCCGATGATCGAGAAGGTCGAGCAGCTCGGAGACGCCCGCAAGGTCGTGGCCGACATCCTCGACCACCACGAGCGCCTCATGGGCTTCGGCCACCGCGTCTACCGCGCCGAGGACCCACGCGCCCGCGTACTGCGACGCACCGCCAAGGAACTGGGCGCCACGAGGTACGAGGCGGCCAAGGCCCTGGAGGACGCGGCGCTGGCCGAGCTGCGCGAGCGCCGCCCGGACCGCCCGATCGAGACGAACGTGGAGTTCTGGGCGGCGGTCATCCTCGACTACGCCGAGGTGCCTCCGCACATGATGCCGGCCATGTTCACGTGCGCACGCACGGCGGGCTGGGCCGCGCACATTCTCGAGCAGAAGCGCACCGGCCGGCTCGTACGGCCCAGCGCGCACTACATCGGCCCGGCCCCCCGCCCGGTCGCTGAGGTTGACGGCTCGGCCGAGCTCACGCACAAGGTCTGA
- the pdxH gene encoding pyridoxamine 5'-phosphate oxidase — MDERDLAPDPLSQFDTWFADAVAAELPEPNAMVLATVTADGTPTLRTVLLKGYGPEDFRFFTNHGSRKARAIAENPRVSLLFPWHPIRRQVIIEGIAERLSREASAAYFRTRPHGSQLGAWASEHQSAVITREELEQRYAELARRWPDEVPLPDFWGGYRVVPTSVEFWQGRPDRLHDRLRYRRVHADEPDKWVVERLSP, encoded by the coding sequence TTGGACGAACGCGACCTCGCCCCCGACCCGTTGAGCCAGTTCGACACCTGGTTCGCGGATGCGGTGGCGGCGGAGTTGCCCGAGCCCAACGCCATGGTCCTTGCCACGGTCACCGCAGACGGTACGCCCACCCTCCGTACGGTCTTGCTCAAGGGGTACGGTCCAGAAGATTTTCGCTTCTTCACGAACCACGGATCGCGCAAGGCGCGGGCCATCGCGGAGAACCCCCGGGTGTCACTTCTCTTCCCCTGGCACCCCATCCGCCGGCAAGTGATCATCGAGGGGATCGCGGAGCGCCTGAGCCGCGAGGCGTCCGCCGCCTACTTCCGCACCCGGCCGCACGGTTCGCAACTCGGGGCGTGGGCGAGCGAGCACCAGTCCGCGGTGATCACCCGTGAGGAGCTGGAGCAGCGGTACGCCGAGCTCGCACGCCGCTGGCCGGACGAGGTGCCGCTGCCGGACTTCTGGGGCGGCTACCGCGTGGTGCCGACCAGTGTGGAGTTCTGGCAGGGGCGGCCCGACCGGCTCCATGACCGGCTGCGATACCGTCGTGTCCACGCGGACGAACCAGACAAATGGGTGGTGGAGAGACTAAGCCCGTGA
- a CDS encoding MFS transporter — MSSDPQPSSPDRHATASSADIDGETDTDIGDVRSDPRAARGSLSGRAGRLARRAAIDTRPLGHVAFRRLWLGQAVSFTGFQLTSVAISVQVYDLTKSSLWVGLLGPANLIPLIIFGLWGGAVADTMDRRKLLIMASIVTWTATLGLLVQAILDVGSVWLIIGLVVVQAIGFAISSPTRGAVIPRLLPTVLVPAANTLNFTASQVATFVGPVLAGVVIGHGGYAVAYGIDAVLFTVGLYAALRLPRLAPIGGEIRRPGLRSVIEGLRFLVTRPVLMMSFVVDIIAMGVAMPRALFPEVADTRFGGEEAVGWLVAAIAIGAVVGGLVSGWIGRIHRQGIALIAVIAVWGLAVAASGLMGSLWLAVLLLAVGGAADLVSAVFRQTILQTYAPDEMRGRLQGVFTVVVAGGPRLGDLRAGATASVVGVTASWTGGGLACAVLVVVIGLAVPSFRRYTTAARGPVAERPDP, encoded by the coding sequence GTGAGTTCCGACCCCCAGCCCTCATCCCCCGACCGGCATGCGACGGCCTCCTCAGCCGACATCGACGGCGAGACCGATACCGACATCGGCGACGTCCGGAGCGACCCCCGCGCCGCGCGCGGATCACTGTCCGGACGTGCCGGGCGGCTGGCCCGGCGGGCCGCGATCGACACGCGCCCGCTGGGGCATGTGGCGTTCCGGCGGCTCTGGCTGGGGCAGGCGGTGTCCTTCACCGGCTTCCAGCTCACCTCGGTCGCCATCTCTGTCCAGGTCTATGACCTGACGAAGTCCTCGCTGTGGGTGGGCCTGCTCGGCCCCGCCAACCTCATCCCGCTGATCATTTTCGGGCTGTGGGGCGGTGCGGTGGCCGACACGATGGACCGCCGCAAGCTCCTGATCATGGCCTCCATCGTGACGTGGACCGCCACCCTCGGCCTGCTCGTGCAGGCGATCCTGGACGTCGGCAGTGTCTGGCTGATCATCGGTCTCGTCGTGGTGCAGGCGATCGGTTTCGCGATCAGCTCGCCCACCCGCGGCGCCGTGATCCCGCGCCTGCTCCCGACCGTCCTCGTGCCCGCGGCCAACACCCTGAACTTCACCGCCTCCCAGGTCGCCACGTTCGTCGGGCCCGTGCTCGCGGGCGTGGTGATCGGGCACGGCGGCTACGCGGTCGCGTACGGCATCGACGCCGTGCTGTTCACCGTGGGGTTGTACGCCGCGCTGCGGCTCCCCAGGCTGGCGCCGATCGGCGGAGAGATCCGGCGACCCGGGCTCCGCTCGGTCATCGAGGGCCTGCGCTTCCTGGTCACGCGGCCGGTGCTGATGATGTCGTTCGTCGTGGACATCATCGCGATGGGCGTCGCGATGCCGCGCGCGCTGTTCCCCGAGGTCGCCGACACCCGCTTCGGGGGAGAGGAGGCGGTCGGCTGGCTCGTCGCGGCGATCGCCATCGGCGCGGTGGTGGGCGGCCTCGTGTCCGGCTGGATCGGCCGGATCCATCGGCAGGGCATCGCTCTCATCGCCGTCATCGCGGTGTGGGGCCTGGCGGTGGCCGCGTCGGGACTGATGGGCTCGCTGTGGCTCGCGGTACTCCTGCTGGCCGTGGGGGGCGCCGCCGACCTCGTCTCCGCGGTGTTCCGGCAGACGATCCTGCAGACGTACGCCCCGGACGAGATGCGCGGGCGGCTGCAGGGGGTCTTCACCGTCGTCGTGGCCGGCGGGCCGCGGCTGGGCGACCTGCGCGCCGGCGCGACCGCCTCGGTCGTCGGGGTGACGGCCTCGTGGACCGGAGGCGGCCTCGCCTGCGCGGTCCTGGTCGTCGTCATCGGGCTCGCGGTGCCGTCCTTCCGCCGCTACACGACGGCGGCGCGCGGCCCGGTGGCCGAGCGGCCGGACCCGTGA
- a CDS encoding PIN domain-containing protein: MKDRPDIPHEKLRRLRELMNNSVPDCLVDGYEALTDGLKLPDPDDRHVLAAAIKAHAQVIVTSNLVTGRLRTRPNRTR, from the coding sequence GTGAAGGATCGCCCTGACATCCCGCACGAGAAGCTGCGGCGGTTACGCGAGCTGATGAACAACTCCGTCCCGGACTGTCTTGTCGACGGCTATGAGGCACTGACCGACGGCCTGAAGCTGCCCGACCCCGACGATCGACACGTGCTCGCCGCCGCGATCAAGGCCCATGCGCAGGTCATCGTCACGTCCAACCTGGTCACCGGACGACTTCGTACTCGACCAAATCGAACTCGATGA
- a CDS encoding metal-dependent transcriptional regulator: MTAHGLIDTTEMYLRTIFELEEEGIVPLRARIAERLSQSGPTVSQTVARMERDGLVTVEGDRHLDLTDTGRSLAVRVMRKHRLAECLLVNVIGLPWEEVHVEACRWEHVMSEEVERRLVSLLGDPSTCPHGNPIPGLGELGADVPEAPPGEPLALMTDVATATGTPVTVRRISEQVQGDTALMLRLKQVGIQPGREVTLAAGDDGVRVTRDDEADSPSTEIPSRIASHVFVSKR; this comes from the coding sequence TTGACCGCACACGGCTTGATCGACACAACGGAGATGTATCTCCGTACGATCTTCGAGCTCGAGGAAGAGGGCATCGTCCCGCTTCGGGCCCGAATAGCCGAGCGGTTGTCGCAGAGCGGCCCGACGGTGAGCCAGACGGTGGCACGCATGGAACGCGACGGGCTGGTGACGGTCGAGGGCGACCGTCATCTCGACCTGACCGATACCGGCCGATCCCTTGCGGTCCGGGTGATGCGCAAGCACAGGCTCGCCGAGTGCCTTCTCGTCAACGTCATCGGACTCCCGTGGGAAGAGGTCCATGTCGAGGCCTGCCGCTGGGAGCACGTGATGTCCGAGGAGGTCGAGCGCCGGCTGGTCTCCCTGCTCGGAGACCCTTCGACGTGCCCGCACGGCAACCCGATCCCCGGCCTCGGGGAGCTCGGCGCGGACGTGCCGGAGGCGCCGCCCGGCGAGCCGCTGGCACTCATGACCGACGTCGCGACGGCCACCGGCACACCCGTCACCGTCCGGCGGATCAGTGAGCAGGTCCAAGGCGACACGGCGCTCATGCTTAGACTCAAGCAGGTTGGGATACAACCGGGACGTGAGGTGACGCTTGCCGCAGGCGACGACGGTGTCAGGGTGACGCGTGACGATGAAGCCGACAGCCCCTCGACGGAGATTCCCAGCCGTATCGCCTCTCACGTCTTCGTGTCCAAGCGCTGA
- a CDS encoding UdgX family uracil-DNA binding protein (This protein belongs to the uracil DNA glycosylase superfamily, members of which act in excision repair of DNA. However, it belongs more specifically to UdgX branch, whose founding member was found to bind uracil in DNA (where it does not belong), without cleaving it, appears to promote DNA repair by a pathway involving RecA, rather than base excision.), which yields MSRFDGAGRYVPPGAGLDGLRRAAAGCQGCDLYADATQTVFSSGSAAARVVMIGEQPGDQEDRQGAPFVGPAGKLLDKALVDAGIDRSDAYVTNAVKHFRFKQDGPGKRRIHQTPDPAQMSACRPWLAAELHIIDPEIIVLLGATAAKALLGPSFRVTRQRGRLIPRPPIDDETARQNACYVATVHPSAVLRADDRDAAYAGLVADLKVAAEVLG from the coding sequence ATGTCACGATTCGATGGAGCGGGACGATACGTCCCGCCGGGAGCCGGACTTGACGGGCTGCGCCGCGCCGCGGCGGGCTGCCAGGGTTGCGACCTGTACGCCGACGCGACCCAGACGGTCTTCAGCTCGGGCTCGGCCGCCGCACGCGTCGTCATGATCGGCGAGCAGCCCGGCGACCAGGAGGACCGGCAGGGAGCACCGTTCGTCGGCCCGGCCGGCAAACTCCTCGACAAGGCCCTCGTGGATGCCGGCATCGACCGGTCTGACGCGTACGTCACCAATGCCGTCAAGCATTTCCGGTTCAAGCAGGACGGCCCGGGCAAGCGCCGCATCCACCAGACGCCGGACCCGGCCCAGATGAGCGCCTGCCGCCCGTGGCTCGCCGCCGAGCTGCACATCATCGATCCCGAGATCATCGTTCTGCTCGGTGCCACGGCCGCCAAGGCGCTGCTCGGCCCGTCGTTCCGCGTGACGCGGCAGCGCGGGCGGCTCATCCCGCGCCCGCCCATCGACGACGAGACCGCGCGGCAGAACGCCTGCTACGTGGCGACCGTGCATCCCTCGGCCGTGCTGCGCGCCGACGACCGCGACGCGGCGTACGCCGGGCTGGTCGCGGACCTGAAGGTCGCCGCCGAGGTCCTCGGCTGA